The following proteins come from a genomic window of Mucinivorans hirudinis:
- a CDS encoding Menaquinone via futalosine polyprenyltransferase (MenA homolog), translating into MKRYLSLIKFSHTIFAMPFALIGYAMGVRDGGFSWQILVGVIACMVLARSAAMAFNRVVDRRFDAANPRTATREIPAGKISVAAARLFVVICSVGFIAVAATFNTLTLILSPVALAVILGYSYMKRFTSLCHLVLGLGLAIAPSAAYIAATGTLTLLSILYSFVVLTWVAGFDIIFALQDVEFDSSAGLFSIPSKIGIGNGLIVSGALHFLTLCSAIAAAGLMIDQYQANRPLLWSGVVAFGILLLYQHLIVKPTDLSRVNLAFGTTNGIASIVYATLVIASIWFA; encoded by the coding sequence ATGAAGAGATACCTGTCATTAATCAAATTCTCACATACAATATTTGCAATGCCCTTTGCTCTGATTGGTTACGCAATGGGGGTACGAGATGGTGGATTTTCGTGGCAGATACTGGTGGGCGTTATTGCTTGTATGGTGTTGGCACGCTCGGCGGCAATGGCTTTCAACAGGGTTGTAGACAGGCGTTTTGATGCCGCAAACCCACGTACGGCAACACGGGAGATTCCGGCAGGAAAAATATCGGTTGCAGCGGCTCGTCTGTTTGTGGTGATTTGCTCGGTAGGCTTTATTGCTGTGGCAGCTACTTTCAACACACTAACTCTGATTCTTTCGCCCGTGGCATTGGCGGTGATTTTGGGATATAGTTATATGAAGCGGTTTACCTCGCTATGTCACTTGGTACTTGGGTTGGGGCTGGCTATTGCTCCCTCAGCGGCATACATAGCAGCAACAGGCACTCTTACCCTCCTTTCTATACTCTACTCTTTTGTGGTGCTCACTTGGGTTGCGGGTTTCGACATCATCTTCGCCCTGCAGGACGTGGAGTTTGATAGCTCCGCCGGACTATTCTCTATTCCGTCAAAGATTGGCATCGGAAATGGACTCATTGTCAGTGGCGCACTACATTTTTTAACGCTCTGTTCCGCCATCGCTGCCGCAGGGTTGATGATAGATCAATATCAAGCAAACAGACCTTTGTTATGGAGTGGCGTAGTGGCATTCGGCATATTACTGCTCTATCAGCACCTAATCGTAAAACCCACCGATTTGAGCCGCGTAAATCTCGCATTCGGCACAACAAACGGCATCGCAAGCATAGTATATGCAACCCTTGTGATTGCATCTATCTGGTTTGCATAA
- a CDS encoding Replicative DNA helicase, intein-containing, with translation MSQITEFLPQLQQLRTVYTDFIELDEMDFDAFRKAVDFYYTHRDVGQFEKMMLDMLFEKDKQTLAIVLSSLKNELDKILEIYYESDAVFDGAEPECISNNIEMSHHSEIEELIPKINSCGAEFCEYAAMVNQDVDRPEGLSDDDAWNKYESALAQHQSITEQLYTVYQKHKECDAIAKRYHFNPFASLCDLLETFQEIVEKYLPTEIKTVTPTVAPVAPTAPSVGYFDMGLVSAIHKLCNDQQFEAISELDLYATLNNQATLAVLKIKSGEKTRICYLIHCLSEKIKGADKAVWRVEMLRKLEISESYYSSKYREPVSDIPSLKSKQFAIELKLILTQLQRNMYANPLFFKPYLFLAFCVGTTDFSIRRWWCSFDCVSSKWYGVVSERSI, from the coding sequence ATGAGCCAAATAACAGAATTTTTACCGCAACTTCAGCAGCTCAGGACGGTATACACCGATTTTATTGAGCTTGACGAGATGGATTTCGACGCCTTCCGCAAGGCGGTGGATTTTTATTATACACACCGTGATGTTGGGCAGTTCGAGAAGATGATGCTCGATATGCTCTTTGAAAAGGACAAGCAGACATTGGCAATAGTTTTGTCAAGCCTAAAGAATGAACTCGATAAAATTCTGGAAATATATTACGAAAGTGATGCTGTATTTGATGGAGCAGAGCCAGAATGTATTAGCAACAATATCGAGATGAGCCATCACAGTGAGATAGAAGAACTTATCCCGAAGATAAATAGTTGTGGGGCTGAGTTTTGCGAGTATGCAGCAATGGTAAATCAAGATGTAGATCGTCCCGAAGGCTTGAGCGATGATGATGCTTGGAATAAGTACGAGTCAGCACTTGCACAACATCAATCTATTACGGAACAACTCTATACCGTCTATCAAAAGCATAAAGAGTGTGATGCGATTGCAAAAAGATACCACTTTAATCCATTTGCAAGCCTATGCGACCTATTGGAGACCTTCCAAGAGATTGTCGAAAAATACCTGCCCACTGAAATAAAAACAGTTACGCCAACTGTTGCACCAGTCGCCCCAACTGCTCCGTCAGTAGGATATTTCGATATGGGGCTTGTTTCGGCTATTCATAAACTTTGTAACGACCAGCAGTTTGAAGCGATTTCAGAACTCGATTTGTATGCTACGCTGAATAATCAAGCCACATTGGCTGTGCTGAAAATCAAGTCGGGTGAGAAGACACGAATATGCTATTTAATTCACTGCCTTAGCGAAAAAATTAAAGGAGCAGACAAAGCTGTGTGGCGTGTCGAGATGCTTCGCAAATTGGAAATATCCGAAAGTTACTACAGTTCTAAATATCGTGAGCCTGTATCTGATATTCCGAGTCTCAAGTCGAAACAGTTTGCCATTGAATTGAAATTAATCTTAACCCAACTTCAACGTAATATGTATGCAAATCCTCTGTTCTTTAAGCCTTACCTGTTTTTGGCTTTCTGCGTGGGTACTACAGATTTTTCAATTCGGAGGTGGTGGTGCAGTTTTGATTGTGTGTCGTCTAAATGGTATGGGGTTGTATCCGAGCGTTCGATATAG
- a CDS encoding tRNA dihydrouridine synthase B has product MDLGERPLLLAPMEDVTDQSFRLICREFGADMVYTEFINADALIRDAAKSVAKLAIDPAERPIGVQIYGSEIEPMVEAALIAQSASPELIDINFGCPVKKIAGRGAGSGMMRDVAKMVEMTRRIVESVKLPVTVKTRLGWDEENKNIEEIALRLQDVGIQALTIHGRTRAQMYRGEADWTLIGKVKNNPLIKIPIIGNGDITGGERASEVFDRYGVDGVMIGRATFGRPWVFREVKHFLENGIKMAQPSVRERVELAKRHLDVSVSYKGERVGVLELRRHLSCYFKSLPNFKETRLRLVTEPTAEGVRNILEQITERWGDYDMSHTPPPYIYDGL; this is encoded by the coding sequence TTGGATTTGGGTGAGCGTCCGCTGTTGCTTGCGCCTATGGAGGATGTGACAGACCAGTCGTTTAGACTAATTTGTAGGGAGTTTGGGGCGGATATGGTCTATACGGAGTTTATTAATGCCGATGCGCTGATACGAGATGCCGCAAAGTCGGTAGCCAAACTTGCCATCGACCCGGCGGAGAGACCGATAGGAGTTCAGATATACGGAAGTGAAATTGAGCCTATGGTAGAGGCTGCTTTGATAGCTCAGAGTGCCTCCCCTGAATTGATTGATATTAACTTTGGATGTCCCGTTAAGAAAATTGCCGGGCGTGGTGCAGGGTCGGGAATGATGCGAGATGTGGCGAAGATGGTGGAGATGACGCGTAGGATAGTAGAGAGTGTCAAATTGCCGGTGACGGTGAAAACTCGCCTGGGATGGGACGAGGAGAACAAGAATATAGAAGAGATTGCTCTGCGCTTGCAGGATGTTGGTATACAGGCGCTCACAATTCACGGAAGGACGCGGGCACAGATGTACAGAGGCGAGGCAGATTGGACGCTAATAGGAAAAGTCAAAAATAATCCTCTAATTAAAATTCCCATTATCGGCAATGGAGATATTACCGGTGGGGAGCGGGCGTCCGAGGTTTTCGATAGATATGGTGTTGATGGTGTGATGATTGGCAGAGCAACATTCGGACGTCCTTGGGTTTTTCGCGAGGTCAAGCACTTCTTAGAGAATGGAATTAAAATGGCTCAACCATCTGTCAGGGAACGTGTTGAGCTTGCCAAGAGGCATTTGGATGTTTCTGTGAGCTATAAAGGTGAGCGAGTGGGGGTGTTGGAGCTTCGCCGGCACTTGAGTTGCTATTTCAAATCTCTGCCCAACTTCAAGGAGACTCGTTTGAGATTGGTCACCGAGCCTACCGCCGAAGGTGTTCGCAATATCTTAGAACAAATCACGGAGCGATGGGGAGATTATGATATGAGCCATACACCACCGCCATATATATATGACGGCTTATAA
- a CDS encoding Alkaline phosphatase, which yields MMKKIITIVIAFFTVIAVQGAKTPKYVFLFIGDGMGFTQVALAEAALAARDGKIGFEKLNFTQFPYSGMVTTQAANRLTTCSAAAGTALATGNKTSINTISMNADRTQKMETIAEKVKARGYKVGVVTSVSIDHATPAAFYAHEPDRNMYYEIAGWMPTTGFDLYAGAGMLKPKGEKNRYDELLAGGYEIMKGLGTDLKGAKMYWEQAEGKNPANLPLAIDSKEDDLTLTDMTERAINFLMNKRGFFIMIEGGQIDWAAHANDAASIVHEVKDMDNAIAKALEFYHRYPNETLIIVTADHETGGLTLGLNSMGYDTNLSLLFSQKSSRAELVTLLEQCEDWQAARKVLTDYMGFWNSVKVSSRDELELLVAFEKSKKNCANAAVDMLASKAGVGFTTGSHTPAYVPVFAIGVGAERFSGKIDNTDIPRKIDTLMKP from the coding sequence ATGATGAAAAAAATTATTACCATTGTCATTGCTTTCTTTACCGTTATAGCGGTACAAGGGGCTAAAACACCCAAGTATGTGTTTCTTTTCATAGGTGACGGTATGGGTTTTACACAAGTCGCTCTTGCCGAAGCAGCCCTTGCGGCGCGCGATGGTAAAATAGGCTTTGAAAAGTTGAATTTCACACAATTTCCATACTCGGGAATGGTGACCACACAAGCAGCCAATCGCCTAACGACCTGCTCGGCGGCAGCAGGTACAGCGCTGGCAACGGGAAACAAAACATCAATAAATACCATCTCGATGAATGCCGACCGCACCCAAAAGATGGAGACTATTGCTGAAAAAGTAAAGGCGCGCGGATATAAAGTCGGTGTGGTGACCTCGGTGAGTATCGACCACGCAACTCCTGCCGCATTCTATGCCCACGAACCTGACCGCAATATGTACTACGAGATAGCGGGTTGGATGCCCACAACGGGTTTCGACCTTTACGCAGGTGCTGGTATGTTGAAACCTAAGGGCGAAAAAAATCGTTATGATGAGCTGCTGGCAGGTGGGTATGAGATAATGAAGGGTTTAGGTACGGATTTGAAGGGAGCTAAAATGTATTGGGAACAGGCTGAGGGTAAAAATCCGGCAAATCTTCCGCTTGCTATCGACTCTAAAGAGGATGATTTGACGCTGACAGATATGACCGAAAGAGCCATCAACTTCTTGATGAATAAGAGAGGTTTCTTCATTATGATAGAGGGCGGACAGATAGACTGGGCGGCACACGCAAACGACGCTGCGTCTATTGTGCACGAAGTCAAGGATATGGATAATGCTATTGCAAAGGCTTTGGAGTTTTATCATAGATATCCGAACGAGACGCTAATCATTGTTACTGCTGACCACGAGACGGGCGGACTAACATTGGGACTCAACTCAATGGGCTACGACACGAATTTGTCGCTACTTTTTAGTCAGAAATCATCTCGTGCAGAGCTTGTTACGCTTTTGGAGCAGTGCGAGGATTGGCAGGCGGCGCGTAAAGTTTTGACCGACTATATGGGTTTCTGGAATAGTGTTAAGGTGTCATCGCGCGATGAGTTGGAGCTGTTGGTTGCATTTGAGAAGAGTAAGAAGAATTGCGCTAATGCGGCTGTCGATATGTTGGCTTCAAAAGCGGGTGTAGGCTTCACCACAGGTTCGCACACACCGGCTTATGTACCCGTGTTTGCTATTGGTGTTGGTGCTGAGCGGTTTAGTGGTAAGATTGATAATACGGATATACCGCGGAAGATTGACACGTTGATGAAACCATAG
- a CDS encoding Regulatory sensor-transducer (BlaR1/MecR1 family / TonB-dependent receptor) translates to MFSLGFFVDLQISLIVLWAIYYFAIHNRVRTAVARTIILLIVPFSLAISLTKIPLQTVKEYVELPVDAPSAGVQDFPAVVSSFEGDAMQDVGVFYVIDKQGLNAQWLYAVGVVVMILWLLVGLFSIFSTILFTKIEKIFGHSVIFLRKRAAAYSFFNYIFINSSLRSSPSLRLVILHEAAHSKYCHSVDLSIMLLCRALLWFNPVVWHLTVLLKRVHEYQVDNSIVRSGASIKEYLNLLIEADYSRVPPFVHSFSYSVTKKRLLMITNTFPKRSALRALLVLPALSLLTFAFAVTTEINTVFLPKEETAAVAAPQSNETPKIAEKTEQIAKEKKRESAVIERKYFTVLNSEQQIPVIFASDNSNFEKLFKNITGKEMNRQLLVSLSPSRIGQIKLLTSAQAKKIANVDGQAIYITLRDEDDRDPQGAFGRILEIGGESYRARVGEILKEAKPTVILEKSNGDFYPARYPLSTAHQTLPMTVNKELIKNINTISAAKAVAKYGIAGINGATIISLKPFEGALNKVLPTNTSLSEEDQLFSFVDRLDCYILKPEQIREYKGVPDFRGVVSLRNTDTEAIVTVALPISWDAQWHAPNATETILLDPSTGDRYHYRRMEGVPNNKVLIIKGMNGKIVEMDYVFPRLKDGVEQVILTHLKAENYEYPLNRAITRDYVIDVQKFLNRPQPNEYR, encoded by the coding sequence ATGTTTTCATTAGGCTTTTTCGTGGATCTTCAGATTTCGCTCATTGTGCTTTGGGCAATTTACTATTTTGCGATTCACAATAGAGTGAGAACTGCTGTTGCTCGCACGATAATCTTGTTGATAGTTCCCTTCTCGCTTGCTATCTCCCTTACGAAAATTCCGCTGCAAACCGTGAAAGAATATGTCGAACTGCCCGTTGATGCGCCCTCAGCCGGGGTGCAGGATTTCCCCGCAGTAGTCAGTAGCTTTGAAGGTGACGCGATGCAGGATGTCGGAGTCTTCTATGTTATTGATAAACAGGGATTGAACGCTCAATGGCTCTATGCGGTCGGAGTTGTCGTGATGATTTTGTGGCTGTTGGTCGGGCTTTTTTCGATTTTCTCGACGATACTTTTTACAAAAATCGAAAAGATATTTGGACACAGCGTTATCTTTCTTCGTAAGAGGGCAGCTGCCTATTCGTTTTTCAATTATATATTTATTAACAGCTCATTACGAAGTTCTCCGTCACTTCGTCTGGTTATACTCCACGAGGCGGCACATTCTAAATACTGCCACTCGGTCGATTTAAGTATAATGCTTCTCTGTCGTGCACTACTTTGGTTTAACCCTGTCGTGTGGCATTTGACAGTTCTGCTCAAAAGAGTGCACGAATATCAAGTTGATAACTCAATCGTGCGCAGCGGCGCATCAATTAAAGAATATCTTAACCTACTGATAGAGGCGGATTACAGTCGCGTACCCCCGTTTGTCCATTCGTTTAGCTACTCGGTAACAAAAAAAAGACTACTGATGATTACAAACACCTTTCCAAAACGCTCGGCGTTAAGAGCGCTATTGGTTCTACCGGCACTTTCGTTGCTGACTTTCGCCTTTGCGGTGACAACAGAAATTAACACGGTTTTTCTTCCCAAGGAGGAAACGGCTGCCGTAGCCGCTCCCCAATCAAACGAAACTCCTAAAATTGCAGAAAAAACGGAACAAATCGCCAAAGAGAAAAAACGAGAGTCCGCCGTGATTGAACGAAAATATTTTACAGTACTAAATTCGGAACAGCAAATTCCGGTAATTTTCGCCTCTGACAATTCTAATTTTGAAAAATTATTCAAAAACATAACCGGCAAAGAGATGAATCGCCAGCTATTGGTATCACTCTCTCCGTCGCGTATCGGACAGATAAAATTACTAACCTCTGCTCAAGCCAAGAAGATAGCCAATGTTGATGGCCAAGCTATCTATATAACACTTCGGGATGAAGATGATAGAGACCCGCAGGGCGCTTTTGGTCGTATCTTGGAAATTGGAGGGGAGAGCTATCGTGCCAGGGTTGGTGAGATATTGAAAGAGGCAAAACCGACTGTTATTCTGGAAAAGAGTAATGGAGATTTTTATCCTGCTCGCTACCCGCTATCAACAGCTCACCAAACACTTCCAATGACTGTGAACAAGGAGTTAATCAAGAATATTAATACAATATCTGCCGCAAAAGCTGTCGCAAAATATGGTATTGCCGGAATTAATGGTGCTACGATTATTAGCCTGAAACCTTTTGAGGGTGCACTCAACAAAGTGTTGCCGACTAATACTTCGCTCAGCGAGGAAGACCAGCTTTTTAGTTTTGTCGATAGATTGGACTGCTATATTCTGAAGCCGGAACAGATTCGTGAATACAAAGGCGTGCCTGACTTTAGAGGTGTTGTAAGCCTTCGTAACACCGACACTGAGGCAATCGTTACAGTGGCGCTCCCCATCTCGTGGGATGCCCAATGGCACGCACCTAATGCCACAGAAACCATCTTGTTAGACCCATCCACCGGCGATCGATATCACTATCGTCGTATGGAGGGAGTGCCAAACAATAAGGTGTTGATAATAAAAGGAATGAATGGCAAAATTGTAGAGATGGACTATGTATTCCCACGTTTGAAAGATGGTGTGGAGCAAGTGATTCTAACTCACCTCAAGGCTGAGAATTACGAATATCCTCTCAATCGGGCAATTACCAGAGACTATGTCATTGATGTGCAGAAGTTTCTAAACAGACCACAACCGAATGAATACCGTTAA
- a CDS encoding Glycosyl transferase group 2 family protein, with protein MTQKKLSIITVVWNAAAELERTLANIYALKTPEIESIVIDGGSTDGTREVIERYAPDYWVSERDNGLYDAMNKGIEAANGKYIWFVNAGDRIHQMPQLEDKDIYFGETLITDMEGCHLGLRSKRLPEHLTWRSLVSGMVVCHQSFIVRREIAPLYNLEYRYAADIEWVIECLERARTIENTHLILSEFAEGGISTANRYASLRERWRIMVAKYGFFRTVTAHIGFVLAKPFGKKYRQKH; from the coding sequence ATGACTCAAAAAAAGTTATCCATAATAACAGTAGTATGGAATGCGGCGGCGGAGTTAGAAAGGACACTCGCTAACATTTACGCCCTGAAAACCCCGGAAATTGAGAGCATCGTAATAGACGGCGGCTCCACGGACGGCACTCGAGAAGTTATCGAGCGATACGCGCCCGATTATTGGGTGAGCGAGCGCGATAATGGGCTCTATGATGCTATGAATAAGGGGATTGAGGCTGCGAATGGTAAGTATATCTGGTTTGTGAATGCGGGGGATAGGATTCACCAAATGCCCCAATTAGAGGATAAAGACATCTATTTCGGAGAGACGCTCATAACGGATATGGAGGGTTGCCACCTTGGACTGCGAAGTAAGCGGTTACCGGAACACCTTACTTGGCGTTCGCTTGTGAGCGGAATGGTGGTTTGTCACCAATCGTTTATCGTGCGGCGAGAGATTGCACCGCTATATAATTTGGAGTATCGCTATGCGGCGGATATTGAGTGGGTCATAGAATGTTTGGAGCGCGCTCGTACCATTGAGAATACCCATCTGATATTATCCGAATTTGCCGAAGGTGGCATCTCAACTGCCAATCGCTACGCCAGCCTACGAGAACGTTGGAGAATTATGGTTGCCAAATACGGATTTTTCCGCACCGTGACTGCGCACATTGGCTTTGTATTGGCAAAGCCATTCGGCAAAAAGTATAGACAAAAGCATTGA
- a CDS encoding DNA recombination protein RmuC, which translates to MEIFFAIVGAVAATFFIFLYLKKCKQNAELAADLTQERLNSAILAERVAMNVQRQRDMDNERTELLALFNSERGQMSEQFSAKFNVLANEILENKSRAMSMQNNDSLSALLKPFGEQIDKFRERIEQESKQRFALQMEVKRLAELNLQMSREANNLTAALKGNSKAQGDWGEMILETLLENSGLTRDVHFQAQHSLKDGNGRTVRPDVILFLPEGKQVVIDSKVSLVNYVTYCENQDAKELSLHLASIRNHINSLSQKSYQKLVASPDFTIMFIPNEPAFLLALQNDNDLWYDAYSKGVIMSSPTNLFAILRIVDDLWKRDSQSKNALEIARQGGELYDKFVGFVDTISELGKSIKKSEELYEKSYSQLNSGAGNLVRRAERLRQMGIKNSKKLPQQLTDNYEDS; encoded by the coding sequence ATGGAGATATTTTTTGCAATAGTAGGTGCAGTTGCTGCAACCTTTTTCATCTTCCTTTACCTGAAGAAGTGCAAGCAGAATGCTGAGTTGGCTGCGGATCTCACTCAAGAGCGACTCAACTCGGCAATTCTCGCCGAGAGGGTGGCTATGAATGTTCAGAGACAGCGCGATATGGATAACGAGCGGACTGAACTTTTGGCTCTGTTCAATAGCGAGCGAGGGCAGATGAGCGAGCAGTTTTCGGCAAAGTTCAATGTATTGGCAAACGAGATTTTGGAGAACAAGTCGCGGGCGATGAGTATGCAAAATAACGACTCTTTGAGCGCTTTGCTCAAACCATTCGGCGAACAGATAGACAAATTTCGTGAGCGTATCGAGCAGGAGTCTAAACAACGATTTGCGCTTCAAATGGAGGTTAAGCGATTGGCTGAATTGAATTTACAGATGAGTCGCGAGGCGAATAATTTAACTGCGGCACTCAAGGGCAACTCAAAGGCGCAGGGTGATTGGGGTGAGATGATTCTTGAGACACTGCTCGAAAATTCGGGTCTTACGCGTGATGTTCATTTTCAAGCCCAACACTCTCTCAAGGATGGTAACGGGCGCACGGTTCGCCCCGACGTGATTCTCTTTTTACCTGAAGGCAAGCAGGTTGTCATCGACTCAAAGGTTTCTCTTGTTAACTATGTCACCTATTGCGAGAATCAGGATGCCAAGGAGCTATCACTGCACCTTGCCTCCATTAGAAATCATATTAACTCACTGAGTCAGAAATCATATCAAAAACTTGTAGCCTCGCCCGACTTTACAATAATGTTTATTCCCAACGAGCCGGCATTTCTTCTCGCACTGCAGAACGACAACGATTTGTGGTACGATGCATATTCTAAGGGGGTGATAATGAGTAGCCCGACAAATCTTTTTGCTATTCTTAGGATTGTGGACGACCTCTGGAAACGCGATTCGCAGAGCAAAAACGCGCTCGAAATAGCACGGCAGGGTGGCGAACTCTACGACAAATTCGTAGGCTTTGTAGATACCATTTCCGAACTTGGTAAGTCCATAAAAAAGAGCGAGGAGCTATATGAAAAGAGTTACTCGCAACTAAATTCTGGTGCGGGTAATCTAGTTCGCAGAGCCGAGAGATTGCGTCAGATGGGTATAAAAAATTCCAAGAAGTTGCCACAGCAATTAACCGATAATTATGAAGATAGCTAG